ATCTTTGCAAAaacttattattatttaaaaaattaccttAGTATCAACGTCTGGACCGTCTTTATATCCAATTTgtgcttttaatttttgtaaaaaacttgGATCTTGGGGTTTGATGTAACTTATGTTCcttttggacattttttttgtcaaatattataaaatataaactgcTTTGGAGAGCATAATAATAGATTTATATGAAACTATGAATGAAAAGAAGGAAAttctaatatatttttttttttaaatttcaatgaagtagatatatttttcagaggaataagaaaaaaactagaattttattcaaaaaggaaAAGTATATTATATACTTGAAAAGACTTGAAGTTGGCTATAGAAGaaaaggaaattgaaaaaaaaaaaaaacgcagctGTCGGAAGAAAAAAAGGCGGaaaatgaaatgtcaaaaatgattGATTTTCGCGTAAGGTCgtgattgcactttttttcGCTGAGATTTCTGTTCACAGTACACATAAGCtgctttttagtacttaaaactactttgatctacttgctatactgaaaaagtagttcaaagcagctttaagtagtGATGGGTACCTCATACATGAGGTAATACAAATGTCCCATACACCACtatgttttaaaatgaaaaataaataaatgtatgagGTTTTTGTGTTATGGGACATTTGAAGTAGGTACGTATTTTGAGGGGAGAAAATGTGAAGTAATGAGGAGGAGGACgtgacgtttgtttttttttaagaaagaaaacGAGGAGGACATACGACAATGTACTAAAATGAaaccaataataaaaatatgaaaacgagaagaatgaaaagaaagaaaggaaagaaaagaaaagaaaaaaagataagaaagaaaagaaagaaaaaaaagaaaaagaagaataagaaaGAGTTGTAAATTGAATGAggtttgttattgttatttttaatttttttttttttttttttgtaatcgaaATTGTCCACTAAAATTGGTTTGTCCCATGGGACATTTGAGGTGGGACAAAGTACCACCTCATTTCGAAAAATGAGTACCTCATACAAACTCATTTTAAATTCGTGTCCTACCCATCActagctttaagtactaaaaagtagataaatatttccaaaggaacgcagctataaggtgtgtttttttgtttatctatatagattttgtgcaaaaaaacgacatcgagatttttgaaatgaaaacaatttacgtgttaattacaacaaaaactttatctgtatagatttttgaaaaatccagataattatccagattttactttctctcgatagaaAACAGTACTGCCAAGGTACATTACACTTATTAAATGTCAGATTCCAATAAACGACAGCTGCAGTTGACAgatatatgacaaaaaaaaatttaatatttaaaattgaattcaattaggaataacaaacaacacaaatcaatgtaagtataagcatattttttggaaaaagatgaaaattgtacgataaactttggttttttttttaatttaataattttaggaTTCACGTGTTTGCAAGAGTGCGATATCTTccccaaaattaaagaaaaaaacctgaaaaggagatggaaagtaaatcaatttattCTTACAATGAACTAGcgtattaatctttttttctaggaattatttcacaaaagaAGAATTCTGTGTACTATGCGCTTGGGTCTTAATCGTGTCGGTACCTTCAACCCTCACAGCCAAAATGTAATGTCAAATGCTCTTGGAATGCGCGCTCGTTTGCGAAAACGTCTATTCTTAGacgatcaacatgaataaatgATAACAAAGCTCTTGTTGTTAATAAATTGCATCGTTAGAATGCCCACCACAAAAACAGTctcttacatttttaaaatgatacacGTCATGTATGCGTGCGCTGCGAAgaaaagcaaatacaaacataCCTCCCGACACATATTCCCCCAGGAAACACTTTTCATCCCAAACAGCAGACAGCAACAAGCAAGACAATCCTAACATTGCATTATGCAGCTCATTCAACACCCAAAAATCCTTCAGCTCCCGTTGATGAAAAACCATTTCATAAGAGATCGCTTCACTGCGTTCAAACTTGGACGACATGTGCATGATAAGTGAAGTGTGGAAACAAATGGCATGTTGAAAGTGGTAATTGTTTCAGAGCATCATTTAGCTCCCCAATTGGTTGcaggtaatatttttattgattctcCTTTTTTGGTTCGATATATTCCTTATGTACTCTGCCTGCATTGATGTCGTTTTGTTTCTGTAGGACATGTCTTCTACAAATGGGTCTAAAGCCCCCATCGAGCTCCCGAGAAAATCTGCATGAATCTTCTTCGCAATTGCTTTCCCCTCCTAAACAGTTATGCAGAGGGAGGAATTAAGGCAAAACACATGGATTCCCAACCCAACTTAACCAACcctacaactggacatccgggtctgaacaacTCGAGTACGGCAGACTTTTTAAactaagtttatccatgtattatatttgtttatattttataactttgtcaTTATTATTTAACGTTAGACCCCCTTTGTgccatcaaaattttaaatgtatcttagaaataagttattttattattaaattgcaaattgcaaaattaaaacgtaATCCGTTTTGCTTTTTCTCATTAAGATTTATCTGACAAGTTTCCAATCCgatatgaaaattaaatgaacaaaTTTGTGCGCGCCTCACTGCATAATCTCGGAACTGCACTTTTACATCAGACTTACAAAatgtttccataaaaaattcaacacataactttgtattagtttttagaaataaaaaacatactCAAAGAAAGAATTACTCAGCTTTTGACAAAATTTacctatatatttatttaacatttttgtttcatgtttttttttttttcataagtaggtacctactcagtAAATACTCTTTTACTAATTTTCATTATCATacatacacaaaacaaaaaaaaaaacaatcaccgaTGCCGAGGGCACTTCGGTATTCCATAAATCAAGGCGACCACTGCCGTCGACAGAAGCGAACAAGGCGGGATGAATTGGAGACCATAacataatttgaattttcttcaaatgaataTAATGGTTTAGTGTCCTacaagtaaatacaaaaaatgtaatacATATTGGTCGTTATAGTAGATATTAAATTTCACCTTAAGACTCCATAACTTTATTGTCCAATCAATGGACGATGTAAGAAACAAATCACCAAAATCTGTTGTAGATTGATTTGGATGAGTTGATATTCCCGTCACTGGACCCAAATGTTTCTCATAGACTTCAGACACACCCGAACGTATTCCATGTCGATAAGCTTgagtagaaacaacaatttatttataagcaaatgaaaaatcacaacaaaCTTTTACCATAATAAACATTGCCATCTTCACTACCCATAACCAGATTGTTAATCTCATTCGATGGAAAGGACATGCAACTGATAGCAATTGGGTTCGATTGCCGTGGCTGCAATTCCAGTGTATCTCCATGAGCAAAGCTTGCCATCGGATGAGATCGATAACACATTGTCTGCATTCTGTGTGCCAACCATTTGCAAACAATACACTGGATGCGTATGTGCAGTTGCACTTAGAGGTGCTCTGCTGGTTTAGCAAAGCATGTTGACATAACGGCACTTTGACAATGGAATACATCTTcgggtgtttgttttttatattttgtgttccaGACCATTACAACACCATCTGGTTCATTGTGACTCTCCTTAAAAAATTTAGTGGGTTTTAGATAGAAtcgtagaaaaaaatacaaatgcaaACCTCATGATTGTGATATGAAACAACAACCAGTTCAGGAAAATGTGTTGGCCAATCCATTGAAGTGACGCATCGATTCTTAGACCATCGGTCTTCGTGGAAATCTcgattcaatgacaacctagcaTGTGTCCTCTCATCGTTTGACTCCTATCACCACCTCCAATGTATTCGGTGTAGATGTCGACATTCTCAGATAGAGCCCTTTCGAAGACACGTCCAGCGGGTAAAACAAACCTTTGAAAGTCCGCCGACAAGATGATCATCTGTTTTTGTTCTTCCGATAGTTCCTTAACTGAAAGcacaaatgttaaattaatgtaaagagaggagagaaaaaattcacttactttatttttctcttcaggttcttttttgtgttcaagTGGTGTTATGGCTGATGCAACTTCCTTCATAGTGGGCAAACCATGTGGTAGAATTCCTGGTGGTAGTTTGGAATGGAACCCATTGTCGATGTGTGGCAGCGATCTCTGTTCGTCATCTCCTTGGGCATCATAAGTAAGCATAGGTAAAACAGGAAcaattctacgattttttttgtttgtttttttttttttctctcattttgtttagagctttgttttattaaattttaattttttaaataaaaaagcaaaagcaaactttttgacagACAGTTGTCAAAGTAAATGTTCAGTGCTGCCAAATTTTAACACGGAttccaaaaatctcgatgtcgtttttttgcacaaaatctatatagataaacaaaaaaacacacctataataaggtaatatcttccgaacgttgtcaaaatttgtttgtcaaaattgggcaccaatctgtcaagtctgcctttaatttttatatttcaatcgcagtaaacaggaaatttgtttttgttttaatttataaaatgtcatttgaaaaatttataaattgaaaaaaaaaaaaaaaacaaattttcttcatgctttttcgcggaaaatggttaataattgccaaaaaaattagtggtgtgcgtggtttttcggtttttgtgcgtttttcgtcggtttTAAAGCAATTAAGAATTAAGGTAattgacattggtcgccaaattgtcaaaaaacaacttggcgaccaatgtcaactaccgtaattcttaattgtttaaattaccgacgaaaaacacaaaaaaaaccgaaaaaccacgaacaaaactaattttttaacatttatttaccatttttcGAGACGAAACAcgcagaaaatttgttatttttcaatttataattttttcaaatgacattttataaattaaaacaaaaaaaaatttcctgtttactgcgattgaaatataaaaattaaaggccggcctgacagattggtgcccattttttgacaaacaaatt
This DNA window, taken from Episyrphus balteatus chromosome 2, idEpiBalt1.1, whole genome shotgun sequence, encodes the following:
- the LOC129908370 gene encoding cytoplasmic dynein 1 intermediate chain-like — its product is MQTMCYRSHPMASFAHGDTLELQPRQSNPIAISCMSFPSNEINNLVMGSEDGNVYYAYRHGIRSGVSEVYEKHLGPVTGISTHPNQSTTDFGDLFLTSSIDWTIKLWSLKDTKPLYSFEENSNYVMVSNSSRLVRFCRRQWSP